A genomic region of Prionailurus bengalensis isolate Pbe53 chromosome D1, Fcat_Pben_1.1_paternal_pri, whole genome shotgun sequence contains the following coding sequences:
- the LOC122482660 gene encoding olfactory receptor 226, translated as MEQRNQSGRVSEFVLLGFPAPAPLRALLFALSLLAYVLVLTENTLIIMAIRNHPTLHKPMYFFLANMSFLEIWYVTVTIPKMLAGFAGSKQSQGQLISFEGCMTQLYFFLGLGCTECVLLAVMAYDRYVAICHPLHYAVIVSGQQCVQLAAGSWAGGFGISMVKVFLISRLSYCGPNIINHFFCDVSPLLNLSCTDMSTAELTDFVLAIFILLGPLSVTGASYMAITGAVVRIPSAAGRHKAFSTCASHLTVVIIFYAASIFIYARPKALSAFDTNKLVSVLYAVIVPLLNPIIYCLRNQEVKRALRHTLHLYQGQDAKRRKASRDG; from the coding sequence ATGGAGCAGAGGAATCAGAGTGGGAGGGTAAGTGAGTTTGTGTTGCTGGGCTTCCCGGCTCCTGCGCCACTGCGGGCACTTTTATTCGCCCTTTCTCTGCTGGCCTATGTGTTGGTGCTGACTGAAAACACACTCATCATTATGGCAATTAGAAACCACCCCACCCTTCACAAACCCATGTACTTCTTTCTGGCTAATATGTCCTTCTTGGAGATCTGGTATGTTACTGTCACTATTCCCAAGATGTTAGCTGGATTTGCTGGGTCCAAACAGAGCCAGGGACAGCTAATCTCCTTTGAGGGCTGCATGACACAGCTCTATTTTTTCCTGGGACTGGGCTGCACTGAATGTGTCCTTCTTGCTGTTATGGCCTATgatcgctatgtggccatctgccaTCCTCTCCACTATGCTGTCATTGTCAGCGGTCAGCAGTGTGTGCAGCTTGCAGCTGGCTCCTGGGCTGGAGGTTTTGGTATCTCCATGGTCaaagtttttctcatttctcGCCTCTCCTACTGTGGACCCAACATCATCAACCACTTTTTCTGTGATGTCTCCCCATTACTCAATCTTTCATGTACTGATATGTCAACAGCAGAGCTTACAGACTTTGTTCTGGCCATTTTTATCCTGCTAGGGCCACTCTCTGTCACTGGGGCCTCCTATATGGCCATCACTGGTGCTGTGGTACGAATTCCCTCAGCTGCTGGGCGCCATAAAGCCTTTTCCACCTGTGCCTCTCACCTCACTGTTGTGATCATCTTCTATGCAGCCAGTATTTTCATCTATGCCCGGCCAAAGGCACTCTCAGCTTTTGACACCAACAAGCTGGTTTCTGTACTCTATGCTGTCATTGTACCTTTGCTCAACCCCATCATTTACTGCTTACGCAATCAAGAGGTCAAGAGAGCCCTACGCCATACGCTACACCTATACCAGGGCCAGGATGCTAAGCGCAGGAAAGCAAGCAGAGATGGGTAG